A single Altererythrobacter sp. BO-6 DNA region contains:
- the dapD gene encoding 2,3,4,5-tetrahydropyridine-2,6-dicarboxylate N-succinyltransferase yields the protein MSSELASAIEQAWERRTEITPADQDVRAIVDEAIGLLDSGGARVAEPDGNGGWKVNQWLKQAVLLSFRLNNNRVMEGGSAGEAAYDKVPSKFAGWGDNRFSEAGFRVVPGAVARRGSFIGKGVVLMPSFVNIGAYVDEGTMVDTWATVGSCAQIGKNVHISGGAGIGGVLEPLQAGPVIIGDGAFIGARAEVAEGVRVGEGAVLSMGVYLGASTKIIDRATGEIHRGEVPPYAVVVPGSLPGKPLPDGSPGPSLYCAVIVKTVDAQTRAKTGINELLRD from the coding sequence ATGTCCAGCGAACTCGCCAGCGCGATCGAACAGGCGTGGGAGCGCCGCACCGAAATCACGCCCGCAGACCAGGACGTGCGCGCCATCGTCGACGAAGCCATCGGTCTGCTCGACAGCGGCGGCGCGCGCGTGGCCGAACCTGACGGCAATGGCGGCTGGAAGGTCAACCAATGGCTGAAGCAGGCTGTGCTGCTCTCGTTCCGGCTGAACAACAACCGCGTCATGGAAGGCGGATCGGCCGGCGAAGCAGCCTATGACAAGGTGCCGAGCAAATTCGCCGGCTGGGGCGACAACCGCTTTAGCGAAGCGGGTTTCCGCGTGGTGCCCGGCGCGGTGGCGCGGCGTGGCAGCTTCATCGGCAAGGGCGTCGTGCTGATGCCCAGCTTCGTCAACATCGGCGCCTATGTCGATGAAGGCACGATGGTCGACACCTGGGCCACGGTCGGATCCTGCGCGCAGATCGGCAAGAATGTGCATATTTCCGGCGGCGCCGGGATCGGCGGCGTGCTTGAGCCGCTCCAGGCCGGGCCAGTCATCATCGGCGACGGCGCCTTCATCGGTGCCCGTGCCGAAGTGGCAGAAGGGGTTCGCGTGGGCGAAGGCGCGGTGCTTTCCATGGGCGTTTACCTGGGCGCATCGACCAAGATCATCGACCGCGCCACGGGCGAAATCCACCGCGGCGAAGTGCCGCCCTACGCGGTGGTCGTGCCCGGATCGCTGCCCGGCAAACCACTGCCGGACGGGTCGCCCGGCCCGTCGCTCTATTGCGCGGTGATCGTCAAAACGGTCGATGCGCAGACCCGCGCCAAGACCGGGATCAACGAGCTTCTGCGCGACTGA
- a CDS encoding dipeptidase — translation MKSVSMIAATLLLAAPVMLAAQTPEEVAAAALRAAPVMDGHNDVPIQLRGRFGNVIADFDFHDTTDTASTEPRRAAMHTDIARLREGKVGAQYWSVYVPASLEEPEAVQMTIEQIDVTKRLIERYPDDLQLALTADDVESALAAGKIASLMGMEGGHSIGSSLGVLRQMYDLGARYMTLTHSKNTPWADSATDAPAHNGLTDFGRDVIREMNRLGMQVDLSHVSEKTMHDVLDVAKAPVIFSHSSARALNGHARNVPDSVLQRLPANGGIVMVTFVPGFLSEPARQWNANRDAEKARLEALWQGQPEQVEQGLKLWDDRNPLPQASVRDVADHIDHVRAVAGIDHIGIGGDYDGIPFAPPGLEDVSGYPALFVELARRGYSQADLEKISLRNALRALRGAEAYAASQRGAPAIETVVTGG, via the coding sequence ATGAAGTCCGTATCCATGATCGCGGCTACCCTGCTGCTTGCCGCTCCCGTCATGCTGGCAGCGCAAACGCCGGAAGAGGTCGCCGCGGCAGCACTGCGGGCAGCACCGGTGATGGACGGCCATAACGACGTGCCGATCCAGCTGCGCGGGCGGTTCGGCAATGTCATCGCGGACTTCGACTTCCACGATACGACGGATACGGCAAGCACCGAACCGCGCCGCGCCGCGATGCATACGGACATCGCGCGGTTGCGCGAAGGCAAGGTGGGGGCGCAATACTGGTCGGTCTATGTGCCCGCTTCGCTTGAAGAGCCCGAGGCGGTGCAGATGACGATCGAGCAGATCGACGTCACCAAGCGACTGATCGAACGCTATCCTGACGATTTGCAGCTGGCGCTGACCGCCGACGATGTCGAATCCGCGCTGGCCGCAGGCAAGATCGCCTCGCTGATGGGCATGGAAGGCGGCCATTCGATCGGCTCCAGCCTGGGCGTCCTGCGCCAGATGTATGATCTGGGCGCGCGCTACATGACGCTGACCCATTCGAAGAACACGCCCTGGGCCGACAGCGCCACCGATGCGCCTGCGCATAACGGGCTGACCGATTTCGGGCGGGACGTGATCCGCGAAATGAACCGCCTGGGCATGCAGGTGGACCTCAGCCATGTCAGCGAGAAGACCATGCATGATGTGCTTGATGTGGCGAAGGCTCCGGTGATCTTCAGCCATTCGAGCGCGCGTGCACTCAATGGCCATGCCCGCAATGTCCCGGACAGCGTGCTTCAGCGCCTGCCCGCTAACGGCGGCATTGTCATGGTGACCTTCGTGCCCGGCTTCCTCAGCGAACCCGCGCGCCAATGGAATGCCAATCGCGATGCGGAAAAGGCGCGGCTCGAGGCGCTGTGGCAAGGCCAGCCGGAGCAGGTCGAGCAAGGCTTGAAGCTATGGGACGATCGCAATCCCTTGCCGCAAGCATCCGTCCGCGACGTCGCCGATCACATCGATCATGTCCGCGCAGTGGCCGGTATCGACCATATCGGGATTGGCGGCGATTATGACGGCATCCCGTTTGCGCCCCCCGGGCTTGAGGATGTCAGCGGCTATCCCGCGCTGTTCGTGGAGCTTGCCCGGCGCGGATACAGCCAGGCCGACCTGGAAAAGATTTCGCTGCGCAACGCTCTGCGCGCCTTGCGCGGAGCGGAAGCCTATGCTGCCAGCCAGCGCGGTGCACCGGCAATCGAAACGGTTGTGACCGGAGGCTAG